One segment of Candidatus Zixiibacteriota bacterium DNA contains the following:
- a CDS encoding A24 family peptidase, with translation MNLLFNEKELALILVVALVLLASYSDLRWRKIPNCLTVPAIALGFFLNFQGNSWNGLISACLGLLVGIGLLMLPYLLGGMGGGDVKLMGALGAMLGSYPVINVFLYASLVGGAIAIGVAIANRSLIETLKKGWLFFKCIFLFQAPLAGASLFKKSLAIPYGLAIAAGTLIYLVAGKIV, from the coding sequence ATGAATTTACTGTTTAACGAAAAGGAATTGGCTCTTATCTTGGTGGTAGCGCTGGTTTTGCTCGCTTCGTATTCAGACCTTCGCTGGCGAAAAATACCGAACTGTCTTACCGTTCCAGCTATTGCCCTCGGTTTCTTTTTGAACTTCCAGGGCAATAGCTGGAATGGGCTAATTTCCGCTTGTCTTGGTCTCTTGGTGGGAATCGGGCTTTTGATGTTACCATATCTTCTGGGTGGTATGGGAGGAGGAGACGTTAAGCTCATGGGAGCATTAGGGGCGATGCTGGGTAGCTATCCTGTTATAAATGTATTCCTCTATGCTTCCTTGGTTGGAGGGGCGATCGCCATCGGCGTGGCTATAGCAAACAGAAGCTTAATCGAGACATTAAAGAAGGGCTGGCTGTTTTTCAAATGCATTTTCCTGTTCCAAGCCCCTTTGGCTGGTGCAAGCCTGTTCAAAAAAAGCTTGGCAATTCCATATGGGTTAGCTATTGCAGCAGGAACATTGATTTACCTGGTGGCGGGGAAGATAGTCT
- a CDS encoding Flp family type IVb pilin: MLKRLFRDEKGQDMIEYALLAAFISIAAIAIIRLIGPLIVTIYTNIQNALTPAS, translated from the coding sequence ATGTTGAAGAGATTGTTCAGAGACGAAAAAGGACAGGATATGATTGAGTATGCTCTTCTGGCTGCCTTCATATCGATTGCGGCAATAGCCATAATAAGGCTGATTGGACCGCTCATTGTAACTATCTATACTAATATTCAGAATGCGCTTACCCCAGCTTCATAA